A single region of the Bacillota bacterium genome encodes:
- a CDS encoding adenylyltransferase/cytidyltransferase family protein, producing MKKIGYTTGVFDLFHIGHLNILRRAKMNCDYLIVGVTTDELSEQRKKKRPIIPFDERMEIVQSIKFVDEVVPQVHMDKFEAWKKLKFNVMFVGDDWKGTPKWIQLEKDFSQVGVEIIYFPYTQHTSSTKLRLVLGI from the coding sequence ATGAAAAAAATTGGCTACACCACCGGGGTTTTTGATCTATTCCATATCGGACATCTAAATATCTTGCGGCGAGCAAAGATGAACTGCGACTACTTAATTGTCGGAGTTACCACTGATGAATTGAGCGAACAAAGAAAGAAAAAACGCCCGATAATTCCTTTCGATGAGCGGATGGAAATTGTTCAGAGCATCAAGTTCGTTGATGAAGTTGTGCCCCAAGTTCATATGGACAAATTTGAGGCGTGGAAAAAACTTAAATTCAATGTAATGTTTGTTGGTGATGACTGGAAGGGAACACCGAAATGGATCCAGTTAGAAAAGGATTTCAGTCAAGTTGGAGTTGAAATTATCTATTTCCCCTATACGCAACACACGTCGAGCACCAAATTAAGACTGGTCTTAGGGATTTAG
- a CDS encoding ATP-grasp domain-containing protein, protein MFSKVNLIRVLKFLYYKLLCKLLHPSGPGLDPYRAAPVKRWFTSLLSRNNKAAVSLIVSGKHVGSGYRSWIGRKARINGVECWAIKRGKQAEILLLGDSPAIETVIRFAWRGPDKSIIENIKCWWFNKPTSYTKKADTGHTLWQQDTIAQFMHTLQYLSPLLEKPNRFDVSREVSDASEVRRAALARGLFVKRMGKLNYLMTPAKVEGVQKSQPSRVSTLIRSLSCHKHLTKLHLAKHNLPVPNGRVLTELDEAREYFRACRCPMVVKPLSGSHGRGITVNVETDDVLEIAWDYAKKFHDEVILEEFVKGVDVRVLVVGGKAQAALFRVPANVIGDGKHTIEALIEKKNKVRLLNPRMRKALIIPDSYTEEFLDRQGYSLRSVPKSGQIVFLHLKANIEAGGDSISLLGYIHPDLMSLAEEAAASFGTDDYWGIDLLVERIDLPRSQQNCKIVEVNSRANIFNVQFPMYGEPADVAQVLVDHLAGDTTDYPQQTVQVKVTGALTSEFFHWAERGFIELSLQGDIEKVGAHALINLHGPHNFLLQYIDNLMGWRDQKAWVDGVQILGNKAEKVMREAISKSKPSVSNVQKNHTDLDEWLFINEFESMGYEAEVLPENLIKLQKDGAIGITATRFSSKFCDKLCAYWYHGKKVLALNGIPVPRGVHFKWTEWSKAVRYLKQFPEHCVVSDLNPAGVRKEKITEENHLKAFWDRAQKTGTNYMLFEEDLIGDEVAITVVAGKAVSALAIKPVSITGDGEKTVAQLIADKNVARSSNPFYRSKLLSLEDREINRMLKLAEVNPADVPSPGQMVYLEDRVKLHLGGETENVTNSLHSDFFFFAVQAVQAIPGLKAATVHMIVSQPCEPAVEQRWVVIQVNTSPSIAMFHYPWQGEGYNLVGQIVNDLCLKEQIKWIEESVNLSPGDQSLACNNDLKASNQEELGEGGLE, encoded by the coding sequence GTGTTCAGTAAGGTTAACCTGATTCGCGTGCTAAAATTTTTATATTATAAGCTTTTATGTAAGTTGCTCCATCCCTCTGGTCCGGGTTTGGATCCCTATCGGGCTGCACCTGTCAAACGATGGTTTACTTCGTTGCTTTCCCGCAACAACAAAGCTGCGGTTAGTTTAATTGTTTCCGGAAAGCATGTCGGCTCGGGATATCGTTCCTGGATTGGACGAAAAGCTCGGATTAATGGTGTTGAGTGTTGGGCCATAAAACGGGGAAAACAGGCCGAAATCCTTTTGCTCGGCGATAGCCCGGCAATTGAAACCGTAATCAGGTTTGCCTGGCGAGGCCCAGATAAATCAATAATTGAGAATATAAAATGTTGGTGGTTTAATAAACCCACCAGTTACACAAAAAAAGCAGACACAGGGCATACCTTATGGCAGCAAGATACGATTGCCCAATTTATGCATACTTTGCAATATCTCAGTCCCTTACTGGAAAAACCCAACAGGTTTGATGTCAGCAGGGAGGTCAGTGATGCCAGCGAAGTACGCAGAGCAGCCCTAGCTAGGGGGCTGTTCGTTAAGCGGATGGGCAAGCTTAACTATCTAATGACCCCTGCAAAGGTAGAGGGCGTTCAAAAATCACAGCCATCCCGAGTTTCAACTTTAATTCGCTCCCTTTCTTGCCATAAACACCTGACCAAGCTACACTTGGCTAAGCATAATCTGCCTGTTCCTAACGGGAGAGTGTTAACTGAATTAGATGAAGCAAGGGAATACTTTCGTGCTTGTCGCTGTCCAATGGTTGTAAAGCCACTCTCGGGTTCTCACGGGCGTGGAATCACTGTAAATGTAGAGACTGATGATGTTTTGGAAATTGCCTGGGATTATGCAAAGAAGTTTCACGACGAGGTAATTCTGGAAGAGTTCGTTAAAGGCGTTGATGTCCGTGTACTCGTTGTCGGTGGTAAAGCCCAGGCAGCGTTGTTCAGAGTGCCTGCCAACGTCATCGGCGACGGCAAACACACCATTGAAGCTTTGATAGAAAAGAAAAACAAGGTCAGATTACTCAATCCAAGGATGCGGAAAGCATTGATTATCCCGGACAGTTATACAGAAGAATTTCTTGACCGGCAAGGATATTCGCTACGCTCGGTGCCCAAGTCAGGCCAGATAGTGTTTTTGCATTTGAAGGCAAACATTGAGGCAGGAGGAGACAGCATCAGCCTGTTGGGATATATTCATCCTGACCTCATGTCCCTGGCGGAAGAGGCAGCTGCATCATTTGGCACCGATGATTATTGGGGCATTGACCTATTGGTTGAGCGGATAGATTTGCCTCGGAGTCAACAAAATTGCAAAATAGTCGAGGTTAACTCCAGAGCAAACATCTTCAACGTACAGTTTCCCATGTATGGAGAACCTGCTGATGTAGCTCAAGTTCTCGTAGACCACCTTGCAGGCGACACCACCGATTATCCCCAGCAGACGGTGCAAGTCAAAGTTACGGGAGCACTGACATCGGAATTTTTTCACTGGGCCGAGAGAGGCTTCATTGAACTTTCTCTACAGGGAGACATAGAGAAAGTCGGTGCGCATGCGCTAATCAATCTGCATGGCCCCCACAATTTCTTGCTTCAGTACATTGATAACTTGATGGGTTGGCGTGATCAGAAGGCTTGGGTAGATGGTGTCCAAATTCTCGGTAACAAGGCTGAGAAAGTAATGAGGGAAGCTATTTCGAAGAGCAAACCTAGCGTTTCCAACGTGCAGAAAAATCACACTGACCTGGATGAATGGTTATTTATCAATGAATTTGAGTCTATGGGGTATGAGGCTGAAGTCCTCCCCGAAAACTTAATAAAGCTCCAAAAAGATGGCGCTATCGGTATAACAGCAACGCGCTTTAGCTCAAAGTTCTGCGATAAATTATGTGCCTATTGGTATCACGGGAAAAAAGTGCTCGCTTTGAATGGAATACCCGTTCCACGTGGCGTGCACTTTAAGTGGACTGAATGGAGCAAGGCAGTGAGATATCTGAAGCAATTCCCTGAGCACTGTGTGGTTTCGGATCTAAATCCCGCTGGTGTACGGAAAGAAAAAATAACTGAAGAAAATCACCTTAAGGCCTTCTGGGATAGGGCCCAAAAGACCGGCACTAACTATATGCTATTTGAGGAAGATTTGATAGGAGACGAAGTTGCTATAACAGTAGTTGCCGGAAAGGCCGTTTCTGCACTTGCGATTAAACCGGTTAGCATAACGGGGGATGGCGAGAAAACAGTCGCACAACTGATAGCAGATAAAAATGTTGCACGTTCATCCAATCCATTTTATCGAAGCAAGCTGCTTTCCCTTGAAGACAGGGAAATAAATCGGATGTTAAAGTTGGCAGAAGTGAATCCAGCTGACGTTCCTAGTCCTGGGCAGATGGTATATTTAGAAGACCGAGTCAAGTTGCATCTTGGCGGAGAAACCGAAAATGTGACCAATTCTTTGCATAGCGACTTTTTCTTTTTTGCAGTCCAGGCAGTTCAGGCAATCCCCGGCTTGAAAGCCGCCACTGTCCACATGATTGTATCTCAGCCTTGTGAACCGGCAGTAGAACAAAGATGGGTTGTAATTCAAGTTAATACCAGTCCCTCTATTGCCATGTTCCATTATCCGTGGCAAGGCGAAGGATACAACCTGGTTGGCCAGATAGTTAATGATTTATGTCTAAAGGAACAAATTAAGTGGATTGAAGAGTCCGTTAATCTAAGTCCGGGGGATCAATCATTGGCATGCAATAATGACTTAAAAGCCAGTAACCAAGAAGAGCTGGGGGAGGGAGGTTTAGAGTGA
- a CDS encoding ATP-grasp domain-containing protein, which translates to MITKNVVRRAAKVNYYRILCKLLDPKNRGLDPYEDSPLKRRLTDMMPGRKNSAVYLKITGEVTGIGYAGWLWRKARVRDLDCKVYENSDGTVEAVIIGNGEDIEAVVLSAWKGSRRAKVSHISEHWFNKPVKSGVVEIKEEKQVSWSQGTADCIINTLDHIKSITGTPNEYPDFNKLVGTDELVRVAEERNVFYIRNTRKEVFFVSPTKTIGLQRSQTTRVPSMIHSLTDHKQLTKDFLQQYGLPVPEGKVFTDLKQAKAYLAEMNRPMVVKPAAGLNGSGVTVDVRTEEALETAWQYAKLFHERVVLEELVQGVDIRVVVIGGTARAALLRVPANVTGDGCKTIEQLVEEKNKLRLGNPRLSKNLIIADAYSDSYLERQGHSWESVPKKGEVVFLHLKANICKGADSISVTDFIHPDLMRLAEEAAAAFGINDYWGIDLLAESLDLPRDQQQCAIIELNSTANIENVIYPLYGPSFDSAKSFIDHLFPEDTKDSSYPVESLYVEVAGLLNEEFTRWVIDYARELSLRCFLRTGENSADIIISGYRHHVFNFLDKLWEWRSNDNGIFQEVVDGFQVHEYQGNIDSDDSAFISKPIRLHNYEAIQKTGLHTTEYPVNHYDSAHTEGGLNELNTKLFTEEFSRRGFDALPVYEDLLKISNGDSDGITAMRYSSLFCDRICARLYPAKKILALHKLPVARGVRLTVSKKKKALDYMQRIAKPCVVTGLHPVEYRAYKITNEEDLFFAWKKEKKRGTKAMLFEEFVEGFTVDIAVTADKFSGALVVEPTSLFGDGKSTIKQLIEERNELRKQNPWYAVKSIEIKNGLLRVLESQGKQVSDILQHGEKIHVESDVDLEFGGETVNISGILHEDFKQKAVQAVAAIPGLEFAIVQMRIPYPDLPAESQKWVINKIDTNPQVAMFHFPWRGQPVNLTGRVVAELCLSDRARWVEKGN; encoded by the coding sequence GTGATTACAAAAAATGTTGTCCGGCGCGCCGCAAAAGTTAACTATTATCGAATCCTCTGTAAATTGTTGGACCCCAAAAACCGGGGTCTAGACCCCTATGAAGATTCTCCGCTGAAACGCAGATTGACTGATATGATGCCTGGGAGAAAAAACTCAGCAGTTTATTTGAAGATAACTGGGGAAGTTACAGGAATAGGTTATGCCGGTTGGCTCTGGCGTAAAGCGCGTGTCCGGGATTTAGACTGCAAAGTATATGAAAACAGTGATGGCACCGTTGAGGCAGTTATTATTGGCAATGGTGAGGATATTGAAGCGGTAGTTTTGTCGGCCTGGAAAGGGTCAAGACGGGCAAAGGTGTCGCACATTAGTGAACATTGGTTTAACAAGCCTGTCAAGTCTGGTGTTGTGGAAATCAAGGAGGAAAAGCAAGTCTCTTGGTCCCAGGGAACAGCAGATTGTATAATCAATACCCTTGACCACATTAAATCAATTACCGGAACACCAAACGAATACCCGGATTTTAATAAATTAGTGGGAACCGATGAACTGGTCAGAGTTGCTGAGGAGCGCAACGTCTTTTATATTCGCAACACTCGGAAAGAAGTATTTTTTGTGTCACCGACTAAAACCATTGGGTTGCAGAGGTCCCAGACAACGCGTGTGCCTTCAATGATACATTCTCTTACTGATCATAAGCAGCTAACCAAAGATTTTTTGCAACAATATGGGCTGCCGGTTCCAGAGGGTAAGGTCTTTACTGACTTAAAACAAGCGAAAGCGTATCTGGCTGAGATGAATCGTCCAATGGTTGTCAAACCGGCGGCGGGATTAAACGGATCAGGCGTTACTGTCGATGTCCGTACTGAAGAAGCTTTGGAGACTGCCTGGCAGTATGCCAAGCTGTTCCACGAGCGTGTTGTCTTGGAAGAATTGGTCCAGGGCGTTGATATCAGGGTTGTTGTGATTGGTGGCACCGCACGGGCTGCGCTGCTACGGGTGCCTGCTAACGTCACTGGGGATGGGTGCAAAACGATCGAGCAGTTAGTTGAGGAGAAAAATAAATTGAGACTCGGCAACCCAAGACTCAGTAAGAATTTGATTATTGCGGACGCCTATTCCGACAGTTATTTGGAGCGTCAGGGGCACTCATGGGAGAGCGTCCCGAAAAAAGGTGAAGTGGTTTTCCTTCACCTCAAGGCCAACATTTGCAAAGGTGCAGATAGTATTAGCGTGACGGATTTTATTCACCCAGACCTAATGCGCCTGGCTGAAGAGGCCGCTGCTGCTTTTGGCATCAACGACTATTGGGGTATTGACTTGCTGGCCGAAAGTCTTGACTTGCCCCGGGATCAACAACAATGCGCAATAATTGAACTCAATTCCACTGCCAATATCGAAAACGTTATTTATCCGCTCTATGGGCCTTCATTTGATTCAGCCAAGAGCTTTATCGACCACTTGTTTCCTGAAGATACCAAAGATTCATCTTATCCTGTAGAAAGCTTGTATGTTGAGGTTGCCGGCTTACTCAACGAGGAGTTCACTCGTTGGGTTATTGATTATGCCAGAGAGTTATCACTTCGCTGCTTCCTCAGGACAGGTGAGAATAGCGCAGATATAATTATTTCTGGTTATCGCCATCATGTTTTCAACTTCTTGGACAAACTGTGGGAATGGAGAAGCAACGATAATGGCATATTCCAGGAAGTGGTTGACGGTTTTCAGGTTCATGAGTATCAGGGGAATATCGATAGCGATGATTCTGCATTCATTTCTAAGCCGATTAGGCTTCATAATTATGAGGCTATCCAGAAAACGGGTCTGCACACTACCGAATATCCTGTCAATCACTATGATTCTGCACACACTGAAGGTGGCCTAAATGAACTCAACACCAAGCTGTTTACTGAAGAATTTTCTCGCCGTGGATTTGATGCCCTTCCTGTATATGAGGACTTGCTGAAAATTAGTAATGGCGATTCTGATGGAATAACAGCGATGCGTTATAGCTCTCTCTTTTGTGACCGTATTTGCGCAAGGTTATATCCCGCGAAAAAGATATTAGCGCTGCACAAGTTACCGGTTGCGCGTGGTGTTAGGCTCACCGTGAGCAAAAAAAAGAAGGCCCTGGACTATATGCAGCGCATAGCTAAACCCTGCGTAGTCACAGGGTTACATCCGGTTGAGTATAGAGCATATAAAATAACAAATGAAGAAGACCTGTTTTTCGCTTGGAAGAAGGAGAAAAAGCGTGGCACAAAAGCCATGCTCTTTGAGGAATTTGTAGAAGGGTTTACTGTTGATATTGCCGTTACCGCCGACAAATTTTCTGGAGCACTGGTAGTTGAGCCAACAAGCTTATTTGGTGACGGTAAGTCAACAATTAAGCAACTAATCGAAGAAAGAAACGAGTTACGAAAGCAAAATCCTTGGTATGCCGTTAAGTCTATCGAAATAAAAAATGGTCTCTTGAGAGTATTGGAGTCTCAGGGCAAGCAAGTTTCAGATATTCTTCAACACGGGGAAAAAATACACGTTGAGTCTGATGTGGACTTGGAGTTTGGTGGCGAGACAGTTAACATCTCAGGGATTCTGCATGAAGATTTCAAACAAAAGGCTGTACAAGCCGTTGCAGCTATACCAGGACTGGAGTTTGCCATTGTCCAGATGCGGATTCCGTATCCTGATTTGCCGGCCGAGAGTCAGAAATGGGTTATCAACAAGATTGACACTAATCCGCAGGTGGCAATGTTCCACTTCCCTTGGCGCGGTCAACCCGTAAATTTAACAGGAAGGGTTGTTGCAGAACTATGTTTATCGGATCGAGCAAGATGGGTAGAGAAGGGGAACTGA